The following are encoded together in the Blautia obeum ATCC 29174 genome:
- a CDS encoding ANTAR domain-containing response regulator — MSSIVIALPKIEDARKIRGVLECHGLAVASVCSTASNALSSASELGNGVLICGHRLPDMNYLDLAECMPKDFEMLLLASARVICEVPPSILSVEMPMKASDLINTVNMILMQQERKRRKEKKKPKLRSEKEQNYISNAKMMLMQRNHLSEDDAYRYIQKSSMDSGTNMVETAQMLLMLLYES; from the coding sequence ATGCCAGAAAAATCCGCGGTGTTCTGGAATGCCACGGATTAGCGGTAGCCTCTGTATGCAGTACTGCATCGAATGCTCTTTCCAGCGCATCTGAATTAGGAAATGGTGTTTTGATATGTGGGCATCGTCTTCCTGATATGAATTATCTGGATCTGGCAGAGTGTATGCCAAAAGATTTTGAAATGCTGCTTCTGGCGTCTGCGAGGGTGATATGTGAAGTACCACCATCGATTCTGTCAGTAGAAATGCCAATGAAAGCCAGTGACCTGATCAATACGGTAAATATGATTCTTATGCAGCAGGAACGTAAGCGACGCAAAGAGAAAAAGAAACCAAAGCTTCGTTCCGAGAAAGAACAGAATTATATATCCAATGCAAAAATGATGCTGATGCAGCGAAATCACCTGAGTGAGGACGATGCATACCGGTATATCCAGAAATCAAGTATGGATTCCGGAACCAATATGGTAGAAACAGCACAGATGCTTCTGATGCTGTTATACGAAAGTTAA
- the aspS gene encoding aspartate--tRNA(Asn) ligase has translation MEFLNGICKKEVTEWDELTGTSLLNQEVVLEGAVHSIRNMGDVAFVILRRSEGLFQTVVENEKANLSIHDLKEAMTLRVKGILHEEERAPHGREVRVQEIEILSSPAEPMPLAIDKWKLNTSLEAKLNLRPIALRNIQERSKFKIQEALVRAFRDFLYEQGFTEIHTPKIGARGAEGGANLFKFSYFHKPAVLAQSPQFYKQMMVGVFDRVFETGPVFRAEKHNTKRHLNEYTSLDFEMGYIDGFEDIMGMETGFLQYAMELLKKDYAKELQILNIQLPKVDQIPTVRFDKAKELVSEKYNRKIRNPYDLEPEEEALIGRYFKEEYDADFVFVTHYPSKKRPFYAMDDPQDDKFTLSFDLLFHGLEVTTGGQRIHDYNQLKAKIAARGMEEEGMEQYLDTFKHGMPPHGGLGIGLERLTMQLLGEENVREACLFPRDLNRLEP, from the coding sequence ATGGAGTTTTTGAACGGTATTTGCAAAAAAGAAGTAACCGAGTGGGATGAACTGACTGGTACTTCTCTCTTAAATCAGGAAGTAGTTCTGGAAGGAGCCGTTCACAGCATCCGTAATATGGGCGATGTGGCTTTTGTGATCCTGAGAAGAAGCGAGGGACTTTTTCAGACTGTTGTAGAAAATGAAAAAGCAAATCTTTCCATTCATGATCTGAAAGAGGCTATGACTCTCCGTGTGAAAGGAATTCTCCATGAGGAAGAACGAGCACCTCATGGAAGAGAAGTCCGTGTTCAGGAGATCGAGATTCTTTCATCACCGGCGGAACCAATGCCGCTGGCAATTGATAAATGGAAATTAAATACATCTCTGGAGGCAAAACTGAATTTACGTCCGATCGCACTCCGTAATATTCAGGAGCGTTCTAAATTCAAGATTCAGGAAGCTCTGGTACGTGCGTTCCGTGATTTCCTCTATGAGCAGGGCTTTACAGAAATTCATACACCTAAGATCGGAGCAAGAGGTGCCGAGGGTGGAGCAAACCTGTTTAAATTCAGCTATTTCCACAAACCGGCTGTATTGGCACAGAGCCCACAGTTTTATAAACAGATGATGGTGGGTGTGTTTGACAGGGTATTTGAAACAGGTCCGGTATTCCGTGCAGAAAAACATAACACGAAACGTCATTTGAACGAATATACCAGTCTCGATTTTGAAATGGGTTATATCGATGGATTTGAAGACATTATGGGTATGGAGACGGGATTCCTTCAATATGCAATGGAACTTCTGAAGAAGGATTATGCAAAAGAACTTCAGATTCTGAATATTCAGCTTCCAAAAGTAGATCAGATTCCAACAGTTCGTTTTGATAAAGCAAAGGAACTGGTTTCCGAAAAATATAATCGTAAGATCCGCAATCCATATGATCTGGAACCGGAAGAAGAAGCTCTGATCGGAAGATATTTCAAAGAAGAATACGATGCAGATTTTGTATTTGTTACACATTATCCGTCGAAGAAACGTCCATTCTATGCAATGGATGATCCGCAGGATGATAAATTCACACTGAGTTTTGACCTTCTGTTCCATGGACTGGAAGTTACAACAGGCGGTCAGCGAATCCACGACTATAATCAGCTGAAAGCAAAGATCGCTGCACGAGGTATGGAAGAAGAAGGTATGGAACAGTATCTGGATACCTTCAAACACGGTATGCCACCTCACGGAGGACTTGGTATCGGTCTGGAACGTCTGACTATGCAGCTTCTTGGTGAGGAAAATGTCCGTGAGGCATGTCTGTTCCCGAGAGATCTGAACAGACTGGAACCGTAA
- the gatC gene encoding Asp-tRNA(Asn)/Glu-tRNA(Gln) amidotransferase subunit GatC gives MAKIIDDETIENVCILAKLSLSNEAKEKAKEDMQKMLDYVEKLDELDTDGVEPLSHIFGDKNVFRDDVVTNGDNKEAMLMNAPKAKEGQYQVPKTIG, from the coding sequence ATGGCAAAGATCATAGATGATGAAACAATTGAAAATGTATGTATTCTGGCGAAGCTCTCTCTCAGCAATGAGGCTAAGGAAAAAGCAAAAGAAGACATGCAGAAAATGCTGGATTATGTAGAAAAACTGGATGAGTTGGATACAGATGGTGTGGAACCGCTGTCTCATATTTTTGGTGATAAGAATGTATTCCGTGACGATGTTGTGACAAATGGAGACAACAAGGAAGCAATGCTTATGAATGCACCGAAAGCAAAAGAAGGACAGTATCAGGTACCGAAGACGATCGGATAA
- the gatA gene encoding Asp-tRNA(Asn)/Glu-tRNA(Gln) amidotransferase subunit GatA encodes MELESMTALELAAKIRQREVSVLDGVKEVFDQIESKEDKVHAYLDTYKKEAYARAKEVEKGIQDGTYTGPLAGVPIAVKDNICIKGKKTTCASKILENFVPQYNAEVIDRLEKAGMIIIGKTNMDEFAMGSTTETSAYGVTRNPWNLEHVPGGSSGGSCAAVAAGETFMALGSDTGGSIRQPSSFCGVTGIKPTYGTVSRYGLVAYASSLDQIGPVGKNVADCAALLEVISGHDPKDSTSLDRTDLTFSRSVEEKKLLGMKFGVPKEFLARGLDPEVKESFMNTLKTLTEQGAIVEFFSVETMEYMIPAYYIIASAEASSNLERFDGVKYGYRAAEYEGLHDMYKKTRTEGFGEEVKRRIMLGSFVLSSGYYDAYYLKALRTKALIKQEFDQAFEKYDVILAPAAPYTAPKIGESLKDPLAMYLGDIYTVAVNLCGLPGITVPCGQDKAGMPIGIQMIGDCFGEHKILRAAAAYEAVRGAFPAPEKGGKKA; translated from the coding sequence ATGGAACTGGAATCGATGACAGCTCTGGAGCTGGCGGCAAAGATCAGACAGCGGGAAGTCAGCGTCCTGGATGGTGTGAAGGAAGTCTTTGACCAGATTGAGAGCAAAGAAGATAAAGTGCATGCATATCTTGATACGTATAAAAAAGAAGCATATGCACGTGCAAAAGAAGTAGAAAAAGGAATTCAGGATGGAACATATACAGGACCGCTGGCCGGTGTTCCGATTGCGGTGAAGGATAATATCTGTATAAAAGGTAAAAAAACGACCTGTGCATCAAAGATACTTGAGAATTTTGTGCCGCAGTATAATGCAGAAGTAATTGATCGTCTGGAAAAAGCAGGGATGATCATTATCGGAAAGACAAACATGGATGAATTCGCAATGGGAAGTACTACAGAGACTTCTGCCTATGGAGTTACAAGAAATCCATGGAATCTGGAACATGTGCCGGGAGGTTCATCCGGCGGTTCCTGTGCTGCTGTAGCGGCTGGAGAAACGTTTATGGCACTTGGGTCTGATACTGGTGGTTCCATCCGTCAGCCAAGTTCTTTCTGCGGTGTGACTGGAATCAAACCGACGTATGGAACCGTATCCCGTTATGGTCTGGTTGCCTATGCTTCTTCACTGGATCAGATCGGGCCGGTGGGAAAAAATGTAGCAGATTGTGCGGCACTTCTGGAAGTGATTTCCGGACATGATCCAAAAGACAGTACATCTCTGGATAGAACAGATCTGACATTTTCCAGGAGCGTGGAAGAAAAGAAACTTCTGGGAATGAAGTTTGGTGTACCGAAAGAATTTCTTGCCAGGGGCCTTGATCCGGAAGTTAAAGAATCTTTCATGAATACACTGAAAACATTGACAGAACAGGGAGCAATCGTTGAATTTTTCTCTGTAGAGACGATGGAATATATGATTCCTGCATATTACATTATTGCCAGTGCAGAGGCAAGCTCTAATCTGGAACGTTTTGATGGTGTAAAATATGGATATCGTGCAGCTGAATATGAAGGGTTGCATGATATGTACAAAAAGACAAGAACAGAAGGTTTCGGTGAAGAAGTAAAACGTCGTATCATGCTTGGATCGTTTGTTCTAAGCTCCGGTTATTATGATGCATACTATCTGAAAGCACTTCGTACAAAAGCTCTGATCAAGCAGGAGTTTGATCAGGCATTTGAAAAATATGATGTGATCCTGGCTCCGGCTGCTCCATACACAGCACCGAAGATCGGAGAGAGCCTCAAAGATCCGCTTGCAATGTATCTTGGTGATATTTATACGGTTGCCGTAAATTTATGCGGCCTTCCGGGAATCACAGTTCCGTGTGGTCAGGATAAGGCTGGAATGCCGATTGGTATTCAGATGATCGGTGACTGTTTTGGAGAACATAAGATTCTCCGTGCAGCAGCTGCTTATGAAGCAGTGAGGGGCGCTTTCCCTGCTCCGGAGAAAGGAGGCAAAAAGGCATGA
- the gatB gene encoding Asp-tRNA(Asn)/Glu-tRNA(Gln) amidotransferase subunit GatB, with protein MKQYETVIGLEVHVELATKTKIFCGCSTEFGGAPNTHTCPVCTGMPGSLPVLNKKVVEFALKAGIAANCQINQYCKFDRKNYFYPDNPQNYQISQLYLPICHDGWVEIETSAGKKKVRIHEMHMEEDAGKLIHDEWEDCSLVDYNRSGVPLIEIVSEPDMRSSEEVIAYLEKLRCMMQYLGVSDCKLQEGSMRADVNLSVREVGSEAFGTRTEMKNLNSFKAIARAIEGERERQIELIEEGRAVVQETRRWDDNKESSHAMRSKEDAKDYRYFPDPDLPPIHISDAWIEELRESQPELREEKQLRYQSEYDLPAYDAGILTESRHLSMLFEEVAKLCGSPKKAANWFMGEVLRLTKDKALDVEKVSFTPEHLADLIQIVEKKEVSAQNAKKVFEKVFEEDIDPVSYIEEHGLKIVEDTGLLNDTLQKILDENPGPLEELLGGKEKVFGFFVGKMMRELKGKASPDAVREALVKEVEKRKNQ; from the coding sequence ATGAAACAGTATGAAACAGTCATTGGCCTTGAGGTCCATGTAGAACTTGCGACAAAAACAAAAATTTTCTGCGGATGCTCCACGGAATTCGGGGGAGCACCGAATACACATACCTGTCCGGTCTGCACCGGTATGCCGGGGTCTCTGCCGGTACTGAATAAGAAAGTAGTAGAATTTGCACTCAAAGCAGGAATCGCAGCAAACTGCCAGATCAATCAGTATTGCAAATTTGACAGAAAGAATTATTTCTATCCAGATAACCCGCAGAACTATCAGATTTCTCAGCTGTATCTGCCAATCTGTCATGATGGCTGGGTAGAGATTGAGACATCTGCCGGAAAGAAAAAGGTACGTATCCATGAGATGCATATGGAAGAGGATGCCGGCAAACTGATCCATGATGAATGGGAAGACTGTTCCCTTGTGGATTATAACCGAAGTGGTGTTCCGCTGATCGAAATCGTATCTGAACCAGATATGAGAAGTTCAGAGGAAGTTATTGCCTATCTGGAAAAACTTCGCTGTATGATGCAGTATCTTGGTGTATCTGACTGTAAACTCCAGGAAGGATCTATGCGTGCAGATGTCAACCTTTCTGTGCGTGAGGTAGGAAGTGAAGCGTTCGGAACCAGAACTGAGATGAAAAACCTGAACTCTTTCAAAGCAATTGCAAGAGCGATTGAAGGAGAAAGAGAACGTCAGATCGAACTGATCGAAGAGGGCAGAGCTGTTGTACAGGAAACACGTCGCTGGGATGACAACAAAGAATCTTCTCATGCAATGCGTTCCAAAGAAGATGCAAAAGATTATCGTTATTTCCCAGATCCGGATCTTCCGCCAATCCATATCTCCGATGCATGGATTGAAGAGCTGCGTGAATCACAGCCGGAACTTCGTGAAGAAAAACAGCTTCGCTATCAGTCTGAATATGATCTTCCGGCATATGATGCAGGAATCCTTACGGAATCCAGACATCTGTCCATGTTGTTTGAGGAAGTGGCAAAACTTTGCGGCAGCCCGAAAAAAGCAGCAAACTGGTTTATGGGAGAAGTTCTCCGTCTGACCAAGGATAAAGCTCTGGATGTGGAAAAAGTTTCCTTTACACCGGAGCATCTGGCTGATCTGATCCAGATAGTGGAAAAGAAAGAAGTCAGCGCACAGAATGCAAAGAAAGTTTTTGAAAAAGTTTTCGAAGAAGATATTGATCCGGTAAGTTACATTGAGGAACATGGTCTGAAGATCGTTGAAGATACCGGTCTGCTCAATGATACTCTTCAGAAGATCCTGGATGAGAACCCGGGACCACTTGAGGAGCTGCTTGGCGGTAAAGAAAAAGTCTTTGGTTTCTTTGTTGGAAAGATGATGCGCGAACTGAAAGGTAAGGCAAGTCCGGATGCAGTACGCGAGGCACTTGTCAAAGAAGTTGAAAAAAGAAAAAATCAGTAA
- a CDS encoding LL-diaminopimelate aminotransferase produces the protein MVTVNKNYLKLPGSYLFSTIAKKVAAYQEANPDVQIVRLGIGDVTQPLAPAIIDALHKSVDEMAHAETFHGYAPDLGYEFLRSAIVKNDYEARGCQISADEIFVSDGAKSDSGNIQEIFGTENKVAVCDPVYPVYVDTNVMAGRTGDYNKKNENFDGVIYMPCLESNGFLPELPVETPDLIYLCFPNNPSGAAITKDKLQEWVDYANENGSVIIYDAAYEAYITEENVPHSIYECEGARTCAIELRSFSKNAGFTGVRLGFTVVPKDLVREGVALHDLWARRHGTKFNGAPYIVQRAGEAVYSPEGKAQLKEQVAYYMRNAHTIYNGLKKAGYSVSGGVNAPYIWLKTPNNMSSWDFFDYLLENAHVVGTPGSGFGAHGEGFFRLTAFGSYENTQEALRRIKAL, from the coding sequence ATGGTAACGGTTAATAAAAATTATCTGAAATTACCAGGCAGTTATCTTTTTTCTACAATTGCAAAAAAAGTAGCTGCCTATCAGGAAGCAAACCCGGATGTTCAGATCGTCCGTCTTGGTATTGGTGATGTCACACAGCCTCTGGCTCCGGCGATCATAGATGCACTCCACAAATCTGTAGATGAGATGGCTCATGCAGAGACATTTCATGGCTATGCACCGGATCTTGGATATGAATTTTTAAGAAGTGCAATCGTAAAAAATGATTATGAGGCACGCGGCTGCCAGATCAGTGCGGATGAAATCTTTGTATCTGACGGTGCAAAGAGTGATTCCGGAAATATTCAGGAAATTTTTGGAACAGAGAACAAAGTTGCAGTCTGCGATCCGGTATATCCTGTATATGTAGATACGAATGTCATGGCAGGACGCACCGGTGATTATAATAAGAAAAACGAAAACTTTGATGGTGTGATCTATATGCCTTGCCTGGAATCAAATGGATTTCTTCCGGAACTGCCTGTAGAGACACCGGATCTGATCTATCTCTGTTTTCCGAATAATCCAAGTGGTGCAGCAATCACAAAAGATAAACTGCAGGAATGGGTAGATTATGCAAATGAAAATGGTTCTGTGATCATTTACGATGCCGCTTATGAAGCATATATTACAGAAGAAAATGTTCCGCACAGTATTTATGAGTGTGAAGGTGCACGCACCTGTGCGATCGAACTGCGCAGCTTTTCCAAAAATGCCGGATTTACAGGTGTTCGCCTTGGATTTACGGTTGTTCCGAAAGATCTGGTAAGAGAAGGCGTTGCACTGCATGATCTGTGGGCAAGACGTCATGGAACAAAATTTAATGGTGCACCATACATCGTACAGCGCGCAGGTGAAGCTGTTTATTCACCAGAAGGAAAAGCACAGCTGAAAGAACAGGTTGCATATTATATGAGAAATGCCCATACGATCTATAACGGACTTAAAAAGGCTGGATATTCTGTATCCGGTGGCGTAAATGCTCCATATATCTGGCTGAAGACACCAAACAATATGAGTTCCTGGGATTTCTTTGATTATCTTCTTGAAAATGCACATGTAGTAGGAACTCCTGGTTCAGGCTTTGGAGCGCATGGCGAAGGCTTCTTCCGACTGACTGCGTTCGGAAGCTATGAGAATACACAGGAGGCACTTAGAAGAATCAAGGCCTTATAA
- a CDS encoding M18 family aminopeptidase yields the protein MYIETTEKLLDFIEKSPTAFQAVDEMQKRLTENGFEVLSEKEYWKLVPGGKYLVTRNHSALIAFCIPEKESRVFHIMASHSDSPSFKIKENPEIKVDNSYVKLNVEKYGGMLMAPWFDRPLSVAGRVIIRRNDGLEEKLVDIKRDLVMIPNLAIHMNREANNGVAYNPQKDLQPLFAAGNTDRTLLEIIAEQVGIKKEDIISHDLFLYNRMPGTVWGADREFVSSARLDDLQCAFASMEGLLRAQNYGSIAVHCVMDNEEVGSGTKQGAASTFLKDTLLRINMGLGRTYEEYLMTLAGSFMVSADNAHALHPNYTDKTDPTNHPVLNKGIVIKFNANQKYCTDAVSAALFKELCTKAGVPYQTFVNRSDIAGGSTLGNISNTQVPMNTVDIGLPQLAMHSPYETAGVKDTEYLVRAAEELFA from the coding sequence ATGTACATAGAAACAACAGAAAAACTGCTTGATTTTATAGAGAAAAGTCCAACAGCATTTCAGGCAGTGGACGAAATGCAGAAGAGATTAACAGAAAATGGATTTGAAGTGCTTTCGGAAAAAGAATACTGGAAGCTGGTTCCGGGAGGAAAATATCTGGTGACCAGAAATCATTCTGCTCTGATTGCTTTCTGTATCCCGGAAAAGGAATCCAGAGTATTTCATATCATGGCGAGTCACAGCGATTCACCATCTTTTAAGATCAAGGAAAATCCGGAAATAAAAGTGGATAACAGTTATGTAAAACTAAATGTGGAAAAATATGGCGGAATGTTGATGGCACCATGGTTTGACAGACCACTTTCGGTTGCTGGAAGAGTGATCATCCGCAGAAATGACGGACTGGAAGAAAAACTGGTAGATATAAAGCGTGATCTGGTAATGATTCCGAATCTCGCAATCCATATGAATCGTGAAGCGAATAATGGTGTGGCTTATAATCCACAGAAAGATCTTCAGCCATTATTTGCAGCGGGAAATACAGATCGGACATTGCTTGAAATCATTGCTGAACAGGTTGGCATCAAAAAGGAAGACATTATCAGTCATGATCTGTTTTTATATAATCGCATGCCGGGAACTGTCTGGGGTGCGGACAGGGAATTTGTTTCATCTGCACGTCTGGATGATCTGCAGTGTGCATTTGCTTCCATGGAAGGATTGCTTCGTGCGCAGAATTATGGATCAATTGCAGTGCATTGTGTGATGGATAATGAGGAAGTCGGAAGCGGAACAAAGCAGGGAGCTGCGTCAACATTCCTGAAAGATACGCTTCTTCGTATCAATATGGGACTTGGAAGGACTTACGAAGAATATCTGATGACATTGGCTGGAAGTTTTATGGTTTCTGCGGATAATGCACATGCACTTCATCCGAACTATACGGATAAGACAGATCCGACCAATCATCCGGTACTGAACAAGGGAATTGTCATTAAATTTAATGCAAATCAAAAATACTGTACCGATGCAGTATCAGCAGCGCTATTTAAGGAGTTGTGTACAAAAGCCGGTGTACCATATCAGACTTTTGTAAACCGTTCTGACATTGCAGGGGGCTCAACTCTGGGAAATATTTCCAATACGCAGGTCCCGATGAATACGGTGGATATCGGTCTGCCTCAGCTGGCCATGCATTCACCATATGAGACCGCCGGCGTGAAGGATACCGAATACCTGGTCAGAGCAGCAGAAGAACTTTTTGCGTAA
- a CDS encoding Cof-type HAD-IIB family hydrolase, whose translation MQKKWQNEKKDRMMSDKKAVFFDADGTICDIEKGVPDSAIESIKKLIANGHQAWLCTGRSRAFVPWYLERIPFTGMISACGATIEKDGKRLYNNEMTPEVAEKSVEILRKYGLIPVMEGADYMYYDKDEYTTEVNWYADLITEALGPKWRPIRGNEHCMHINKISAKMQDGCDADQACRELSPYYDVIRHENNAFVGTTVELVPKGCNKAVGIAAVCRSFGIEWEDTVVFGDSNNDLSMFEYASTKVAMGNGSPKIRELADYVTTDMFHYGIQNGLTKLGLI comes from the coding sequence ATGCAGAAGAAATGGCAGAACGAAAAGAAGGACAGAATGATGAGCGATAAAAAAGCAGTTTTTTTTGATGCAGATGGGACAATCTGTGATATAGAAAAAGGAGTACCAGACAGTGCGATAGAATCAATTAAGAAACTGATTGCAAACGGGCATCAAGCATGGCTGTGTACGGGCAGAAGCCGTGCATTTGTGCCGTGGTATCTTGAACGGATTCCATTTACAGGGATGATCAGCGCATGTGGTGCTACGATTGAAAAAGATGGAAAAAGACTTTATAACAATGAAATGACGCCGGAAGTAGCTGAAAAGTCTGTGGAGATTCTTCGAAAATATGGACTGATTCCAGTAATGGAAGGTGCAGATTATATGTATTATGACAAAGATGAATATACCACAGAGGTAAACTGGTATGCGGATCTGATCACAGAAGCTCTTGGACCAAAATGGCGTCCGATCAGAGGCAATGAACACTGTATGCATATCAATAAGATCAGTGCCAAGATGCAGGACGGATGTGATGCGGATCAGGCTTGCAGAGAACTGTCTCCATACTATGATGTGATCCGTCATGAAAATAATGCATTTGTCGGAACTACGGTCGAACTGGTTCCAAAGGGATGCAATAAGGCAGTTGGAATTGCAGCGGTGTGCAGGAGCTTTGGAATAGAATGGGAAGATACCGTAGTATTTGGAGACAGCAACAATGACCTTTCTATGTTTGAATATGCGTCCACAAAAGTTGCTATGGGTAATGGTTCGCCTAAAATCAGGGAACTGGCAGATTATGTTACAACAGATATGTTCCACTATGGAATTCAAAACGGGCTTACAAAACTTGGACTTATCTGA
- a CDS encoding tyrosine-protein phosphatase gives MKYGKIRIEDGNFIFSKHMMMNYLPCKDIIWAYKRKEGVEGGAQKQYSTSSLVIITRRKKRYQFEMTDREIQNCIQLMRALNPQMVTGFPQGSRIPMQSLPNTRDLGALETEDGRHILPKRLLRSGSLYHISITDQDMLTHEYHLSTVVDFRTRMECLEKPDTIIEGVQYHEIPIVDEETLGITRLGSPTELLRNFKEIPEEFMLKQYESLVHDEYSIKQYARFLDVLLHQNEGAVLWHCSAGKDRVGVGTALLLCALGVPKKTIYEDFMKTNMYLDKEMEYMIRFLETKMIVDNQVMDKIRLFYRVKEEYLDIVFETIKKDFGSMDMFMKKALYMNPKNIEVLRKKYLV, from the coding sequence ATGAAATACGGGAAAATAAGAATAGAGGATGGCAACTTTATTTTTTCCAAACATATGATGATGAATTATCTGCCGTGCAAAGATATCATCTGGGCATACAAACGAAAAGAAGGCGTAGAAGGTGGGGCACAGAAGCAATACAGTACCAGTTCACTGGTGATCATTACACGAAGAAAGAAAAGATATCAGTTTGAGATGACGGACAGGGAGATACAGAACTGTATACAGCTTATGCGGGCCCTGAATCCTCAGATGGTAACAGGGTTTCCTCAGGGAAGCCGGATTCCGATGCAAAGTCTTCCGAATACCAGAGATCTTGGTGCATTAGAAACAGAGGATGGCAGACATATTCTGCCGAAACGCCTTCTTCGTAGCGGAAGTCTGTATCATATATCTATTACGGATCAAGATATGCTGACACATGAATATCATCTTTCTACGGTTGTGGATTTCAGAACCCGGATGGAATGTCTGGAAAAGCCGGATACTATTATTGAGGGTGTACAATATCATGAGATTCCGATCGTTGACGAGGAAACACTGGGAATTACCAGATTAGGAAGCCCGACAGAACTTCTGAGGAATTTTAAAGAAATTCCTGAAGAATTCATGCTGAAGCAATATGAATCATTGGTTCATGATGAATACAGCATCAAACAGTATGCACGTTTTCTGGATGTACTTCTGCATCAGAATGAGGGAGCTGTGCTCTGGCACTGCAGTGCAGGTAAAGATCGTGTCGGTGTAGGAACCGCTCTTCTTCTCTGCGCATTGGGAGTACCGAAAAAAACGATTTACGAGGATTTTATGAAAACAAACATGTATCTGGATAAAGAAATGGAATATATGATTCGTTTTCTTGAAACCAAAATGATCGTGGACAATCAGGTCATGGATAAGATACGTCTGTTTTACAGAGTCAAGGAAGAGTATCTGGATATCGTATTTGAAACAATAAAAAAAGATTTTGGTTCCATGGATATGTTTATGAAAAAGGCTCTTTATATGAATCCCAAAAACATCGAAGTCTTACGAAAAAAATATCTTGTATAA
- the ilvN gene encoding acetolactate synthase small subunit produces the protein MQKRILSLLVDNTAGVLSRISGLFSRRGYNIDSLTVGVTADERYSRMTVVCSGDSMILEQITKQLAKLVDVRDIKVLEPDNSVSRELVLVKVAARPEQREGIISIANIFRANVIDVGKTSLVIEMTGSKSKLGAFIDLLGEYEILELARTGITGLSRGASDVKFL, from the coding sequence ATGCAGAAGAGAATTTTGTCCCTGTTAGTAGATAACACTGCAGGTGTACTGAGCCGTATTTCCGGACTGTTTAGCCGCAGAGGTTATAATATTGACAGCCTGACAGTCGGCGTGACTGCGGATGAACGTTATTCCAGAATGACTGTTGTATGCAGTGGTGATTCCATGATTTTGGAACAGATTACCAAACAGCTTGCGAAGCTGGTTGATGTAAGAGACATCAAGGTTCTTGAGCCTGATAACAGTGTGAGCAGAGAACTGGTTCTTGTCAAAGTTGCAGCCAGACCGGAGCAGCGGGAGGGAATCATTTCTATTGCAAATATTTTTCGTGCCAATGTCATTGATGTTGGGAAGACTTCTCTGGTCATTGAGATGACAGGAAGTAAGAGTAAGTTAGGTGCTTTTATTGATCTCCTTGGTGAATATGAGATACTTGAACTTGCAAGAACTGGTATCACAGGACTTTCCAGAGGTGCCAGTGATGTAAAATTCCTGTAG